The Streptomyces sp. NBC_00670 genome window below encodes:
- a CDS encoding VOC family protein produces the protein MLSTRYVSGAPNWLDVGAPDIDAAASFYAALFGWHFTPAGPGAGGYGFFRLTEQTVAGGMPITPEQGPPSWNVYFQVPDAGATAKTVEQAGGRVLVPPMDVMGEGTMAVFADRAGATFGVWQPGRVKGLDVAGGLGALCWVELHTADVPASAAFYHKVFGWEIEGVPWPGGDTYTTVNPADGGPDTMFGGLVATADDPTGAQGGADAHWLPYFSVADTDAVATRAGDEGGGVRLPPTDVPDVGRIARLTDPYGARFAVLKPAPRQG, from the coding sequence ATGCTCAGTACGCGTTACGTCAGCGGCGCACCCAACTGGCTCGACGTCGGCGCCCCCGACATCGACGCCGCCGCCTCCTTCTACGCCGCCCTCTTCGGCTGGCACTTCACCCCCGCCGGCCCGGGCGCCGGCGGCTACGGCTTCTTCCGGCTCACCGAGCAGACCGTCGCCGGGGGCATGCCGATCACCCCCGAGCAGGGCCCGCCGTCCTGGAACGTGTACTTCCAGGTCCCGGACGCCGGCGCCACCGCGAAGACCGTCGAGCAGGCGGGCGGCCGCGTCCTGGTGCCGCCGATGGACGTGATGGGCGAGGGCACGATGGCGGTCTTCGCCGACCGCGCGGGCGCCACGTTCGGCGTCTGGCAGCCGGGCCGCGTCAAGGGACTGGACGTCGCGGGCGGCCTCGGCGCCCTGTGCTGGGTCGAGCTGCACACCGCGGACGTCCCCGCCTCGGCCGCGTTCTACCACAAGGTCTTCGGCTGGGAGATCGAGGGCGTGCCCTGGCCCGGCGGCGACACGTACACCACCGTCAACCCGGCGGACGGCGGCCCGGACACCATGTTCGGCGGCCTGGTCGCGACGGCCGACGACCCCACCGGGGCCCAGGGCGGGGCGGACGCGCACTGGCTGCCGTACTTCTCCGTCGCGGACACGGACGCCGTGGCGACGAGGGCCGGGGACGAGGGCGGCGGCGTCCGGCTCCCGCCGACGGACGTACCCGACGTGGGCCGGATCGCCCGCCTCACCGACCCCTACGGCGCACGGTTCGCGGTGCTCAAGCCCGCGCCCCGCCAGGGCTGA
- a CDS encoding WhiB family transcriptional regulator, with protein MHSEPLTAADLAWQQRALCAQTGADFFFPEPGSSLRDAKRICGMCETRSVCLEYALRHDERFGVWGGLSEKERLRLVRADEG; from the coding sequence ATGCACTCGGAACCCCTCACCGCCGCCGACCTCGCCTGGCAGCAGCGCGCCCTCTGCGCCCAGACGGGCGCGGACTTCTTCTTCCCCGAGCCCGGCAGCTCCCTCCGCGACGCCAAACGCATCTGCGGCATGTGCGAGACCCGCTCCGTCTGCCTCGAATACGCCCTCCGCCACGACGAACGATTCGGTGTCTGGGGCGGCCTGTCGGAGAAGGAGCGCCTGCGCCTCGTCCGCGCGGACGAGGGCTGA
- a CDS encoding acyl-ACP desaturase, which produces MTVTSPLLGSPSAWTDARLLYALEEVVEQELNRHLKVAKDWMPHEYVPWGDARNFPGFFEDGEAWQKDQSKVTEIGRTALVVNLLTEDNLPSYHHEIATLFGRDGAWGTWVHRWTAEEGRHGIVMRDYLLASRAVDPDKLEQFRMAHMSEGFESDNAHSMLHSIAYVAFQELATRISHRNTGHQSGDPVCDRMLARIATDENLHMVFYRNLLKAAFELAPDLTMRAVRDVVVEFRMPGHGIPGFERAAAQMAIGEVYNLRIHHDDVLQPVLRHLKVMQLDGLGPEGLKAQEELGLFMGGLDAEASKFDERLAARKARMAARAAG; this is translated from the coding sequence GTGACCGTTACCTCCCCCCTTCTCGGCAGCCCGTCCGCCTGGACCGACGCGCGGCTGCTGTACGCGCTGGAGGAAGTGGTCGAGCAGGAGCTGAACCGGCATCTGAAGGTCGCCAAGGACTGGATGCCGCACGAGTACGTGCCGTGGGGCGACGCGCGCAACTTCCCCGGGTTCTTCGAGGACGGCGAGGCCTGGCAGAAGGACCAGTCCAAGGTCACCGAGATCGGCCGCACCGCCCTGGTGGTCAATCTGCTGACCGAGGACAACCTCCCCAGCTACCACCACGAGATCGCCACCCTGTTCGGCCGCGACGGCGCCTGGGGCACCTGGGTGCACCGCTGGACGGCGGAGGAGGGCCGGCACGGCATCGTCATGCGCGACTATCTGCTCGCCTCGCGCGCGGTCGACCCGGACAAGCTGGAGCAGTTCCGGATGGCGCACATGAGCGAGGGCTTCGAGTCGGACAACGCGCACTCGATGCTCCACTCGATCGCGTACGTCGCCTTCCAGGAACTGGCCACGCGCATCTCGCACCGCAACACCGGGCACCAGTCGGGCGACCCGGTGTGCGACCGGATGCTGGCGCGGATCGCCACGGACGAGAACCTGCACATGGTCTTCTACCGCAACCTGCTCAAGGCCGCGTTCGAACTCGCGCCCGACCTGACGATGCGGGCGGTGCGGGACGTGGTCGTCGAGTTCCGCATGCCGGGCCACGGCATTCCCGGCTTCGAGCGGGCGGCGGCGCAGATGGCGATAGGCGAGGTCTACAACCTGCGCATCCACCACGACGACGTGCTCCAGCCGGTGCTGCGCCACCTGAAGGTGATGCAGCTCGACGGGCTGGGCCCGGAGGGGCTGAAGGCCCAGGAGGAACTGGGCCTGTTCATGGGTGGGCTGGACGCGGAGGCGTCGAAGTTCGACGAGAGGCTCGCGGCGCGGAAGGCGCGGATGGCGGCGCGGGCGGCGGGCTGA
- a CDS encoding ABC-F family ATP-binding cassette domain-containing protein codes for MHTHTSVTCTSLSFAWPDGTPVLDGLDAAFGPGRTGLVGVNGSGKSTLLKLLAGELTPADGTVRVTGEVGYLPQNVTLDTSLRVDEALGIASVRAALHAIEAGDVAEEHFTAVGDDWDVEERALAVLGELGLGHIGLDRTLGEVSGGESVLLRLAALLLRRPDVLLLDEPTNNLDLHARRRLYEAVDAWSGPGALVVVSHDRDLLDRVDQIADLRAGELTWYGGNLSAYEEALAVEQDAAARMVRVAEADLRKQKRELVDAQAKLARRKRYGQKMNDNKREPKIVMGARKRAAQESAGKHRILHEERLAAARERLDEAADAVRDDDEIRVELPYTAVPPGRSVLTLRDLEVSYGGLLEGGLDLHGPERVALIGRNGAGKTTLLRTVAGELPPVRGEATVHVPARFLPQRLDVLDDTLTVAQNVARFAPGATDNRIRARLARFLFRGARADRAAGTLSGGERFRAALAALMLAEPAPQLLLLDEPTNNLDMASVRQLTSALESYEGALLIASHDLPFLQSVGITRWLLLDGGELRETSAEEVAAG; via the coding sequence ATGCATACCCATACCTCTGTCACCTGTACGTCCCTGTCCTTCGCCTGGCCGGACGGCACCCCCGTCCTGGACGGTCTCGACGCGGCGTTCGGCCCCGGCCGCACCGGACTCGTCGGCGTCAACGGCTCGGGGAAGTCGACCCTGCTGAAACTGCTCGCCGGGGAACTGACCCCGGCGGACGGCACCGTGCGCGTCACCGGCGAGGTCGGGTACCTGCCGCAGAACGTCACGCTCGACACCTCCCTGCGCGTCGACGAGGCGCTCGGCATCGCCTCCGTGCGCGCCGCGCTGCACGCCATCGAGGCGGGCGACGTGGCCGAGGAGCACTTCACGGCCGTCGGCGACGACTGGGACGTCGAGGAGCGCGCGCTCGCGGTCCTCGGCGAGCTGGGCCTCGGCCACATCGGCCTGGACCGCACGCTCGGCGAGGTCTCCGGCGGCGAGTCCGTCCTGCTCCGGCTGGCCGCCCTGCTGCTGCGCCGCCCCGACGTGCTGCTGCTCGACGAGCCCACCAACAACCTCGACCTGCACGCGCGCCGCCGGCTGTACGAGGCGGTGGACGCGTGGTCCGGGCCGGGCGCGCTGGTGGTGGTCAGCCACGACCGCGATCTCCTCGACCGCGTCGACCAGATCGCCGATCTGCGCGCCGGGGAGCTCACCTGGTACGGCGGCAACCTCTCCGCGTACGAGGAGGCCCTCGCCGTCGAACAGGACGCCGCCGCGCGGATGGTGCGCGTGGCCGAGGCGGACCTGCGCAAGCAGAAGCGCGAACTCGTCGACGCGCAGGCGAAGCTGGCCCGCCGCAAGCGGTACGGGCAGAAGATGAACGACAACAAGCGCGAACCGAAGATCGTCATGGGAGCGCGCAAGCGGGCCGCGCAGGAGTCCGCGGGCAAGCACCGCATCCTGCACGAGGAGCGGCTGGCCGCGGCCCGGGAGCGGCTCGACGAGGCCGCCGACGCCGTCCGGGACGACGACGAGATCCGCGTCGAACTGCCGTACACGGCCGTGCCGCCGGGCCGGAGCGTGCTCACCCTGCGCGATCTGGAGGTGTCGTACGGGGGTCTGCTCGAGGGCGGGCTCGATCTGCACGGGCCCGAGCGGGTCGCGCTGATCGGGCGCAACGGCGCGGGCAAGACCACGCTGCTGCGCACGGTCGCGGGCGAGCTGCCGCCGGTGCGGGGCGAGGCGACGGTCCATGTGCCCGCGCGGTTCCTGCCGCAGCGGCTCGACGTGCTCGACGACACACTGACCGTGGCGCAGAACGTGGCCCGGTTCGCGCCCGGCGCCACCGACAACCGGATCCGGGCGCGGCTGGCCCGCTTCCTGTTCCGGGGTGCCCGGGCCGACCGGGCGGCGGGGACCCTGTCCGGCGGGGAGCGGTTCCGCGCGGCCCTGGCCGCGTTGATGCTCGCCGAGCCCGCGCCCCAGCTGCTGCTGCTCGACGAGCCGACCAACAACCTCGACATGGCGAGCGTGCGGCAGCTGACCTCCGCGCTGGAGTCGTACGAGGGCGCCCTCCTGATCGCCTCCCACGACCTGCCGTTCCTCCAGTCCGTCGGCATCACCCGCTGGCTGCTCCTGGACGGGGGCGAGCTGCGCGAGACGTCGGCCGAGGAGGTGGCGGCGGGTTGA
- a CDS encoding GOLPH3/VPS74 family protein — MLDGSLSLPARLCLLSWDTATGEPVAVDRLPYLVRAGALTELARRGLLADVDGIVTPVDLDATTGDDALDDFLELVQESRPRTWAEWVTAHASVTLDAVRAGLAADGLLRPGKRRALGFLPTVDYTLVDVEKTTALQAAVRRALTAGAAAPPDEAALAALAATAGLPPATSAPALATDPVAREIREGLAAAVETRVGGA, encoded by the coding sequence GTGCTTGATGGCTCCCTCAGCCTGCCCGCCCGCCTCTGCCTGCTGTCCTGGGACACGGCGACGGGGGAGCCGGTCGCCGTCGACCGGCTGCCGTACCTGGTACGGGCCGGCGCCCTCACGGAACTGGCGCGGCGCGGGCTGCTGGCCGACGTGGACGGCATCGTCACCCCGGTCGACCTCGACGCGACGACGGGCGACGACGCGCTCGACGACTTCCTCGAACTGGTCCAGGAGTCCCGCCCGCGCACCTGGGCGGAGTGGGTGACGGCACACGCCTCCGTCACCCTCGACGCGGTACGCGCCGGCCTGGCGGCCGACGGCCTCCTCCGCCCCGGGAAGCGGCGGGCGCTGGGCTTCCTGCCGACGGTGGACTACACGCTGGTCGACGTCGAGAAGACGACGGCGCTCCAGGCCGCGGTCCGCCGCGCGCTGACCGCGGGAGCCGCGGCACCGCCGGACGAGGCGGCGCTGGCCGCGCTGGCGGCGACGGCGGGGCTGCCCCCCGCCACGTCCGCGCCCGCCCTGGCGACGGACCCGGTCGCGAGGGAGATCCGCGAAGGCCTGGCAGCGGCGGTGGAGACGAGGGTGGGCGGCGCCTGA
- a CDS encoding SsgA family sporulation/cell division regulator, with the protein MSTVIEQPVEARLVAAAPRMSSIPAALHYDRADPFAVRMTFPAPATLEGVDVCWTFARELLAAGLERAEGDGDVRVRPYGYDRTVLEFHAPEGTAVVHVHSRDVRRFLRAAGELVPVGLEHLQIDLDRDLAELMRDA; encoded by the coding sequence ATGTCCACCGTCATAGAGCAGCCCGTCGAGGCACGCCTGGTCGCCGCCGCGCCGCGGATGTCGAGCATCCCCGCCGCGCTCCACTACGACCGCGCGGACCCGTTCGCCGTCCGCATGACCTTCCCGGCGCCGGCGACGCTGGAAGGGGTGGACGTGTGCTGGACGTTCGCGCGGGAGCTGCTGGCGGCGGGGCTGGAGCGGGCGGAGGGGGACGGGGACGTGCGGGTGCGGCCGTACGGGTACGACCGGACGGTGCTGGAGTTCCATGCGCCGGAGGGGACGGCTGTGGTGCATGTGCACTCGCGTGACGTGCGGAGGTTCTTGCGGGCGGCGGGGGAATTGGTGCCGGTGGGGCTGGAGCATCTCCAGATCGACCTGGACCGGGACCTGGCGGAGCTGATGCGGGACGCGTGA
- a CDS encoding plasmid stabilization protein, whose translation MPSGSSPKRERQYEHIKKSAEDRGESTGRAKEIAARTVNKERARSGEAKQKSRTSTQDMSSGKRGGQRSGKGAQGPTYDQLYEEAKKKNVHGRSDMNKAQLQRALGK comes from the coding sequence ATGCCCAGCGGGTCGAGCCCGAAGCGTGAACGCCAGTACGAGCACATCAAGAAGAGCGCCGAGGACCGCGGCGAGAGCACCGGCCGCGCGAAGGAGATCGCCGCGCGCACGGTGAACAAGGAGCGCGCCCGGTCCGGCGAGGCCAAGCAGAAGAGCAGGACCTCGACCCAGGACATGTCGTCCGGCAAGCGCGGCGGCCAGCGCTCCGGCAAGGGGGCGCAGGGACCGACGTACGACCAGCTCTACGAAGAGGCCAAGAAGAAGAACGTCCACGGCCGTTCGGACATGAACAAGGCCCAGCTCCAGCGAGCTCTCGGCAAGTGA
- a CDS encoding endonuclease V has protein sequence MTTVRIPAGPPAPATEEEALAVQDALRGRVILDEPGPPPGTGNVTGVDVAYDDARNVVAAAAVVLDAATLEPVAEATAVGEVSFPYVPGLLAFRELPAVLAALEALPCDPGLVVCDGYGRAHPRRFGLASHLGVLTGLPVIGVAKNPFTFTYEPPAAPRGSTSPLLADGTEEVGRALRTRTGVKPVFVSTGHRVTLDNACAHTLALSPRYRLPETTRRADTLCRAALKRATP, from the coding sequence ATGACGACCGTACGCATCCCCGCGGGCCCGCCCGCCCCCGCCACCGAGGAAGAGGCACTGGCCGTCCAGGACGCCCTGCGCGGCCGGGTGATCCTCGACGAGCCCGGACCGCCGCCGGGAACCGGCAACGTGACGGGCGTGGACGTCGCCTACGACGACGCGCGCAACGTCGTCGCCGCGGCGGCCGTCGTCCTCGACGCGGCCACCCTGGAGCCGGTGGCCGAGGCCACCGCCGTCGGCGAGGTCTCCTTCCCGTACGTGCCCGGCCTGCTGGCCTTCCGCGAGCTCCCCGCGGTCCTGGCCGCGCTGGAGGCGCTGCCGTGCGACCCGGGCCTGGTCGTCTGCGACGGCTACGGCCGCGCCCACCCCCGCCGCTTCGGCCTCGCCAGCCACCTGGGCGTCCTCACCGGGCTCCCGGTCATCGGCGTCGCGAAGAACCCGTTCACCTTCACCTACGAACCTCCCGCCGCCCCGCGCGGCAGCACCAGCCCCCTGCTCGCCGACGGCACCGAGGAGGTAGGCCGCGCCCTGCGCACCCGGACCGGCGTCAAACCGGTCTTCGTCTCCACGGGCCACCGGGTGACCCTCGACAACGCCTGCGCCCACACCCTGGCCCTGTCCCCGAGGTACCGCCTCCCGGAGACAACCCGCAGAGCGGACACCCTGTGCCGTGCGGCTCTGAAGAGGGCGACTCCCTGA
- a CDS encoding CaiB/BaiF CoA transferase family protein, with product MSEATTPPAPSATPAPPPAPTGPLTDVRVVELAGIGPAPFAAMLLADLGADVVRVDRPTGPGLGIDPALDVTNRNKRSVVLDLKSPDGPARVLDLAARADILLEGYRPGVAERLGVGPADCHARNPRLVYGRMTGWGQEGPLADRAGHDLAYLARTGALGITGDPDRPPVAPANLLGDYAGGALYLVVGALAALHHARATGTGQVVDAAIVDGTVHLTAMLHGMLAAGAWQDRRGANLLDGGCPFYGTYETSDGHHMAVGALEERFYAEFTALLGTEEPLPPRDDPARWPELRAAVAARFRTRTRAEWTEVFAGSDACVAPVRSLREAPADPHLAARGTFTDHGGLTQPAPAPRFSATPTAVRSAPARPGADTAAVARDWDLPHLTTDAPRPPHASRKVSP from the coding sequence ATGTCCGAGGCAACGACACCACCCGCACCGTCGGCGACACCCGCACCACCACCCGCCCCCACCGGCCCCCTCACGGACGTCCGCGTCGTCGAACTCGCCGGCATCGGCCCCGCCCCCTTCGCCGCCATGCTCCTCGCCGACCTCGGCGCGGACGTCGTCCGCGTGGACCGCCCCACCGGCCCCGGCCTCGGCATCGACCCCGCCCTCGACGTCACCAACCGCAACAAGCGCTCCGTCGTCCTCGACCTGAAATCCCCCGACGGCCCCGCCCGCGTCCTGGACCTGGCCGCACGCGCCGACATCCTGCTGGAGGGCTACCGCCCCGGCGTCGCCGAACGGCTCGGCGTCGGCCCCGCCGACTGCCACGCCCGCAACCCCCGCCTGGTCTACGGCCGGATGACCGGCTGGGGCCAGGAGGGCCCCCTCGCCGACCGCGCCGGCCACGACCTCGCCTACCTCGCCCGCACCGGCGCCCTCGGCATCACCGGCGACCCCGACCGCCCGCCCGTCGCCCCCGCCAACCTCCTCGGCGACTACGCGGGCGGCGCCCTCTACCTCGTCGTCGGCGCCCTCGCCGCACTGCACCACGCCCGCGCCACCGGCACCGGCCAGGTCGTGGACGCCGCCATCGTCGACGGCACCGTCCACCTCACCGCGATGCTGCACGGCATGCTCGCCGCCGGGGCGTGGCAGGACCGGCGCGGCGCCAACCTCCTCGACGGCGGCTGCCCGTTCTACGGCACCTACGAGACCTCCGACGGCCACCACATGGCCGTCGGCGCCCTGGAGGAACGGTTCTACGCCGAGTTCACCGCCCTCCTCGGCACCGAGGAACCGCTTCCGCCGCGCGACGACCCGGCCCGCTGGCCCGAGCTGCGCGCCGCCGTCGCCGCCCGCTTCCGCACCCGTACCCGCGCCGAGTGGACCGAGGTCTTCGCCGGCTCCGACGCCTGCGTGGCGCCCGTCCGGTCGCTGCGCGAGGCCCCGGCCGACCCGCACCTCGCCGCGCGCGGTACCTTCACCGACCACGGCGGCCTCACCCAGCCGGCCCCCGCGCCCCGTTTCTCCGCGACCCCCACGGCCGTCCGCAGCGCTCCCGCCCGGCCCGGCGCCGACACGGCGGCCGTCGCCCGGGACTGGGACCTGCCGCACCTCACCACCGACGCCCCCCGACCCCCGCACGCCTCCCGAAAGGTCAGCCCGTGA
- a CDS encoding acetyl-CoA C-acetyltransferase — translation MSTEAYVYDAIRTPRGRGKANGALHGTKPIDLVTGLIHELRARWPQLDPAAVDDIVLGVVGPVGDQGSDIARIAAIAAGLPDTVAGVQENRFCASGLEAVNMAAAKVRSGWEDLVLAGGVESMSRVPMASDGGAWFADPMTNLATNFVPQGIGADLIATIEGFSRRDVDEYAALSQERAATAWKEGRFERSVVPVKDRAGLTVLDHDEHLRPGTTADSLAKLKPSFADIGDLGGFDAVALQKYHWVEKIDHVHHAGNSSGIVDGSALVAIGSKEIGERYGLTPRARIVSAAVSGSEPTIMLTGPAPATRKALARAGLTIDDIDLVEINEAFAAVVLRFVKDMGLSLDKVNVNGGAIALGHPLGATGAMILGTLVDELERQDKRFGLATLCVGGGMGIATVVERV, via the coding sequence GTGAGCACCGAAGCGTACGTCTACGACGCGATCCGCACCCCGCGCGGCCGTGGCAAGGCCAACGGGGCCCTGCACGGCACCAAGCCCATCGACCTCGTCACCGGCCTCATCCACGAGCTGCGCGCCCGCTGGCCCCAACTCGACCCGGCCGCCGTCGACGACATCGTGCTCGGCGTCGTCGGCCCCGTCGGCGACCAGGGCTCCGACATCGCCCGGATCGCCGCGATCGCCGCCGGACTGCCCGACACGGTGGCCGGCGTGCAGGAGAACCGCTTCTGCGCCTCCGGGCTCGAAGCGGTCAACATGGCCGCCGCCAAGGTGCGTTCCGGCTGGGAGGACCTGGTGCTGGCGGGCGGCGTGGAGTCGATGTCCCGGGTGCCGATGGCCTCCGACGGCGGCGCCTGGTTCGCCGACCCGATGACCAACCTCGCCACCAACTTCGTCCCCCAGGGCATCGGGGCCGACCTCATCGCCACGATCGAGGGATTCTCGCGGCGCGACGTCGACGAGTACGCGGCCCTGTCCCAGGAGCGCGCCGCCACCGCCTGGAAGGAGGGCCGCTTCGAGCGGTCCGTCGTCCCGGTCAAGGACCGCGCGGGGCTCACCGTCCTTGACCACGACGAGCACCTGCGGCCGGGCACCACCGCCGACTCCCTCGCCAAGCTGAAGCCGTCCTTCGCCGACATCGGCGACCTGGGCGGCTTCGACGCCGTCGCGCTGCAGAAGTACCACTGGGTGGAGAAGATCGACCACGTCCACCACGCGGGCAACTCCTCCGGCATCGTGGACGGTTCCGCGCTCGTCGCGATCGGCTCGAAGGAGATCGGTGAGCGCTACGGCCTCACCCCGCGCGCCCGGATCGTCTCCGCCGCCGTCTCCGGCTCCGAGCCCACCATCATGCTCACCGGTCCCGCCCCCGCCACCCGCAAGGCGCTCGCCCGGGCCGGGCTGACCATCGACGACATCGACCTCGTCGAGATCAACGAGGCGTTCGCGGCCGTCGTGCTCCGCTTCGTCAAGGACATGGGACTGTCCCTGGACAAGGTCAACGTCAACGGCGGCGCCATCGCGCTCGGCCACCCGCTCGGCGCCACCGGCGCCATGATCCTCGGCACGCTCGTCGACGAACTGGAGCGCCAGGACAAGCGGTTCGGGCTCGCCACCCTCTGCGTGGGCGGCGGCATGGGCATCGCCACCGTCGTCGAGCGCGTCTGA
- a CDS encoding 3-hydroxyacyl-CoA dehydrogenase NAD-binding domain-containing protein, whose translation MTTEATTIRWEQDDTGIVTLVLDDPAQSANTMNQAFRDSLAAVADRLEAEKDAVRGVIVTSAKKTFFAGGDLRDLIRVTPETAQELFDGGMAIKRNLRRIETLGKPVVAALNGAALGGGYEIALACHHRVALDAPGSRIGCPEVTLGLLPGGGGVVRTVRMLGIADALLKVLLQGTQYNPRRAQENGLVDEVADSPEDMLARARAFIDAHPESAQPWDKPGYRIPGGTPANPKFATNLPAFPANLRKQTNGAPYPAPRNIMAAAVEGSQVDFETAQLIEARYFVELAAGQTAKNMIQAFFFDLQAVNSGANRPRDVAKRQVRRVAVLGAGMMGAGIAYSCARAGIEVVLKDVSLEAAVKGKGYSEKLCAKAVSRGRTTQDKADALLARITPTAEAADLAGCDAVIEAVFEDTSLKHKVFQEIEHVVAPDALLCSNTSTLPITALAEGVERQTDFIGLHFFSPVDKMPLVEIIKGERTGDEALARAFDLVRQINKTPIVVNDSRGFFTSRVIGHFLNEGVAMVGEGIEPASVEQAAAQAGYPAKVLSLMDELTLTLPRKIRTETRRAVEEAGGTWTAHPAEAVVDRMVDEFGRTGRSGGAGFYEYGEDGRRGGLWPGLREHFTKPGHEIPFRDMQERMLFAEALDTVRLLEEGVLTSVADANIGSIFGIGFPGWTGGVLQYVNGYEGGLPGFVARARELAERYGERFAPPALLVRMAERGERFADGG comes from the coding sequence ATGACCACCGAAGCCACCACCATCCGCTGGGAACAGGACGACACCGGGATCGTCACCCTCGTCCTCGACGACCCCGCCCAGTCCGCGAACACCATGAACCAGGCGTTCCGTGACTCCCTCGCCGCGGTCGCCGACCGCCTGGAGGCCGAGAAGGACGCGGTCCGCGGCGTCATCGTCACCTCCGCGAAGAAGACCTTCTTCGCCGGCGGCGACCTGCGCGACCTCATCCGCGTCACGCCCGAGACCGCCCAGGAACTCTTCGACGGCGGCATGGCGATCAAGCGGAACCTGCGCCGCATCGAGACCCTCGGCAAGCCGGTCGTCGCCGCGCTCAACGGCGCGGCCCTCGGCGGCGGTTACGAGATCGCCCTCGCCTGCCACCACCGCGTCGCCCTGGACGCTCCCGGCTCCCGCATCGGCTGCCCCGAGGTCACCCTCGGCCTGCTCCCCGGGGGCGGCGGCGTCGTCCGTACGGTACGGATGCTCGGCATCGCCGACGCGCTGCTGAAGGTCCTCCTCCAGGGCACCCAGTACAACCCGCGCCGCGCCCAGGAGAACGGCCTGGTCGACGAGGTCGCCGACAGCCCCGAGGACATGCTCGCCAGGGCCCGCGCCTTCATCGACGCCCACCCCGAGTCCGCCCAGCCCTGGGACAAGCCGGGTTACCGCATCCCCGGCGGCACCCCCGCCAACCCCAAGTTCGCGACCAACCTGCCCGCCTTCCCGGCCAACCTGCGCAAGCAGACGAACGGCGCGCCCTACCCGGCGCCGCGCAACATCATGGCCGCCGCCGTCGAGGGCTCCCAGGTCGACTTCGAGACCGCGCAGCTCATCGAGGCGCGGTACTTCGTCGAACTGGCCGCCGGGCAGACGGCCAAGAACATGATCCAGGCGTTCTTCTTCGACCTCCAGGCCGTCAACTCCGGCGCCAACCGGCCCAGGGACGTGGCCAAGCGTCAGGTGCGGCGGGTCGCCGTCCTCGGCGCCGGGATGATGGGCGCCGGCATCGCCTACTCCTGCGCCCGCGCGGGCATCGAGGTCGTCCTCAAGGACGTGTCCCTGGAGGCCGCCGTCAAGGGCAAGGGGTACAGCGAGAAGCTGTGCGCCAAGGCCGTCTCGCGCGGCCGCACCACGCAGGACAAGGCCGACGCCCTGCTCGCCCGCATCACGCCGACCGCCGAGGCGGCCGACCTCGCGGGCTGCGACGCGGTGATCGAGGCGGTGTTCGAGGACACCTCGCTCAAGCACAAGGTGTTCCAGGAGATCGAGCACGTCGTCGCCCCCGACGCGCTGCTCTGCTCCAACACCTCCACGCTCCCCATCACGGCGCTCGCCGAGGGAGTCGAACGCCAGACCGACTTCATCGGGCTGCACTTCTTCTCACCCGTCGACAAGATGCCGCTCGTCGAGATCATCAAGGGCGAGCGGACCGGCGACGAGGCGCTGGCCCGCGCGTTCGACCTGGTCCGGCAGATCAACAAGACGCCGATCGTCGTCAACGACTCGCGCGGCTTCTTCACCTCGCGGGTCATCGGGCACTTCCTCAACGAGGGCGTGGCGATGGTCGGCGAGGGCATCGAACCGGCGTCGGTCGAACAGGCGGCGGCACAGGCCGGATACCCGGCGAAGGTGCTCTCCCTGATGGACGAGCTCACGCTGACCCTGCCGCGCAAGATCCGTACCGAGACGCGGCGGGCGGTGGAGGAGGCGGGCGGCACGTGGACCGCGCACCCCGCCGAGGCCGTCGTCGACCGCATGGTCGACGAGTTCGGGCGGACCGGGCGCAGTGGCGGCGCGGGCTTCTACGAGTACGGCGAGGACGGGCGGCGGGGTGGCCTGTGGCCGGGGCTGCGCGAGCACTTCACCAAGCCCGGGCATGAGATCCCGTTCCGTGACATGCAGGAACGGATGTTGTTCGCGGAGGCGTTGGACACGGTGCGGCTGCTTGAGGAGGGGGTGCTGACATCGGTCGCCGACGCGAACATCGGGTCGATCTTCGGGATCGGGTTCCCGGGGTGGACGGGGGGTGTGCTGCAGTACGTCAACGGGTACGAGGGCGGGCTGCCGGGGTTCGTCGCGCGGGCGCGGGAGTTGGCGGAGCGGTACGGGGAGCGGTTCGCACCGCCGGCGTTGTTGGTGCGGATGGCTGAGCGGGGGGAGCGGTTCGCGGACGGGGGGTGA